Proteins from a single region of Hordeum vulgare subsp. vulgare chromosome 6H, MorexV3_pseudomolecules_assembly, whole genome shotgun sequence:
- the LOC123404812 gene encoding RNA exonuclease 4-like, with amino-acid sequence MDSRRESAETLRNKCSACFRQYNKMEHLVEHMKVSYHSVHEPKCGACRKHCRSFESLREHLIGPLPKAECARVFSARGCSICLNIFDSPATARYHRHTCQYSRAAPMPKGGAGGRAVAMACKMVGGGSDGSVDLCARVCLVGEDENIIFQTYVKPTAPVTNYRYEVTGIRPEYLRDAMPLKLVQRRIQDILCNGEPLWKIRPRSYGRARILVGHIVDHDLERLGLEYPAFMIRDTAKYPPLMKTTKLSNTLKYLAQAYLGYDVHTGIQDPYEDCVAAMRLYIRMRSQAHPRDYATGSGEVQNNYPAWRQRELERMSPEELLALSGSDYYCWCLDP; translated from the exons ATGGACAGCAGAAGGGAGTCCGCGGAGACCTTGAG GAACAAGTGCTCGGCCTGCTTCCGGCAGTACAACAAGATGGAGCACCTTGTGGAGCACATGAAGGTGTCGTACCACTCGGTCCACGAGCCCAAGTGCGGCGCCTGCAGGAAGCACTGCCGCTCCTTCGAGTCCCTCAGGGAGCACCTCATCG GGCCGTTGCCCAAGGCGGAATGTGCGCGTGTCTTCAGCGCCCGGGGCTGCAGCATCTGCCTCAACATCTTCGACAGCCCCGCCACCGCCAGATATCACCGTCACACCTGCCAGTACTCCCGCGCTGCTCCG ATGCCAAAGGGTGGCGCAGGTGGACGCGCGGTCGCCATGGCCTGCAAGATGGTCGGGGGAGGGAGCGACGGATCGGTGGACCTCTGCGCGAGAGTGTGCCTTGTTGGAGAAGATGAGAACATCATCTTCCAGACCTATGTAAAACCCACGGCGCCCGTCACAAACTACAG GTATGAGGTGACTGGGATAAGGCCCGAGTACCTGCGGGACGCAATGCCACTGAAACTTGTGCAGAGGAGGATCCAGGACATCCTGTGCAACGGGGAGCCGCTGTGGAAGATACGGCCGAGGAGCTATGGAAGGGCAAGGATCCTCGTCGGACATATCGTGGACCATGACCTTGAGCGCCTAGGTTTGGAGTACCCGGCATTCATGATCAG GGACACCGCAAAGTACCCGCCCCTGATGAAAACCACCAAGCTGAGCAACACCCTGAAGTACCTCGCACAAGCATATCTTGG ATATGATGTCCATACTGGCATTCAGGATCCATATGAGGATTGCGTCGCGGCGATGCGACTATATATCAGGATGAGATCACAAGCTCACCCGCGAGACTACGCCACCGGTTCAGGGGAGGTGCAGAATAACTATCCGGCCTGGAGGCAGAGGGAGCTGGAGAGGATGAGCCCGGAAGAACTCCTGGCACTTTCAGGATCAGACTACTACTGCTGGTGCCTGGACCCCTAG
- the LOC123404813 gene encoding uncharacterized protein LOC123404813 — translation MPAPRQLPLLLKIAAAAAAGALAIVAAARLLRDDAVSSLRRDIREAVAALVSSEDGDSAATGGDDQGDEDAPPPSILITGFRAHGKSSLVNTACRALAAEEGPLLLRAEASPPGGGSDSTRRRLKVKAVISGADGEMGAEEAVVELLDAPPLPEAARLTRDAIEAAVSVGDPECVVLVLRCDAPTKERNAAVKRLPEISAVVRAKGLNLIVVLTFKKSVRSLRQAEELLKEVSFRARTDCVYFIENYTWSNNGPNLLHPPVIKNDFGTHFTVLTIIRQCLEFIKLNRSQKDEKTPKQADTQADAKTAPKV, via the exons aTGCCCGCGCCGCGGCAGCTGCCCCTCCTCCTCAAGATCGCCGCCGCGGCGGCCGCCGGCGCATTGGCGATCGTCGCGGCGGCGCGCCTCCTGCGGGATGACGCGGTCTCCTCCCTCCGCCGGGACATCCGCGAGGCCGTCGCCGCCCTGGTCTCCAGCGAGGACGGGGACAGCGCCGCCACCGGCGGCGACGACCAGGGGGACGAGGACGCCCCGCCGCCGTCCATCCTGATCACGGGGTTCCGGGCCCACGGGAAGAGCTCGCTCGTGAACACGGCGTGCCGCGCGCTCGCGGCAGAGGAGGGCCCGCTGCTGCTGCGCGCGGAGGCGTCGCCGCCGGGCGGCGGGTCCGACAGCACGAGGAGGAGGCTGAAGGTGAAGGCGGTCATCTCCGGCGCGGACGGGGAAATGGgggcggaggaggcggtggtggagctGCTGGACGCGCCGCCGCTCCCTGAGGCCGCGAGGCTGACGAGGGACGCCATCGAAGCCGCGGTCAGCGTCGGGGACCCGGAGTGCGTGGTGCTGGTGCTGCGCTGCGACGCGCCCACCAAGGAGCGGAACGCGGCCGTGAAGCGCCTGCCGGAGATCTCTGCCGTCGTGAGGGCAAAAG GGCTTAATTTGATCGTTGTATTGACTTTTAAGAAGTCCGTGAGATCATTAAGGCAAGCTGAAGAGCTTTTAAAAGAGGTTTCGTTCAGGGCAAGGACGGATTGTGTATACTTCATCGAGAACTACACCTGGAGCAACAATGGCCCCAACCTCCTCCACCCTCCTGTCATCAAGAACGACTTTGGGACACATTTCACCGTGCTGACAATCATTCGACAGTGTCTTGAGTTCATCAAGCTAAATAGGAGTCAAAAGGATGAGAAAACCCCCAAGCAGGCAGACACACAGGCAGATGCTAAAACAGCACCTAAAGTTTAG